A single Pseudochaenichthys georgianus chromosome 10, fPseGeo1.2, whole genome shotgun sequence DNA region contains:
- the gabrp gene encoding gamma-aminobutyric acid receptor subunit pi — MSALLHTLLTLCLTFTQGGCTYSGNHWGEWSDSQLQPTIQKLMKGYNRYLRPNFNEGPVEIGMSLDIASIDAISEINMDYTATIFLRQRWRDSRLVFPGNESVSVDGRLVSLLWIPDTFIPDSKRSFLHDVTVENRLIRIFSNGTVLYALRITATIACNMDLTKYPMDRQVCTLQLESWGYNLQDVVFYWTRGNDSVKGLDILRLAQYSVESYYTSVSEAVYETGQYPKLVLHFALRRNVLFFILETYVPSILLVVLSWVSFWISQSSVPARTCIGVTTVLTMTTLMMGARTSLPNANCFIKAIDVYLGICFTFIFGALVEYACAHFYTMQNQTIEELHRELLRDFNESNGNGSIPIFRSTQPKHTVQMSSTAEEPLEQAADCDTRNHAGARERLSDQGCGLSSVRSASRRAAAAFTVENPHNIDRHSRTAFPMAFVCVNILYWLYYLFL, encoded by the exons ATGTCCGCCCTGCTGCACACGCTACTGACCCTCTGCCTGACCTTCACACAGGG TGGTTGTACGTACTCTGGCAATCACTGGGGCGAATGGAGCGACTCTCAGCTGCAGCCGACAATTCAGAAGCTGATGAAAGGATACAACCGCTACCTCAGGCCTAATTTCAATG AGGGTCCTGTGGAAATTGGAATGAGTCTAGACATCGCCAGCATTGACGCCATCTCTGAAATCAACATG GACTACACTGCAACCATCTTCCTCCGTCAGCGCTGGCGTGACTCCCGCCTGGTGTTCCCGGGGAATGAGAGCGTCAGCGTGGACGGGCGCCTCGTGTCCCTGCTGTGGATCCCTGACACCTTCATCCCCGACTCCAAGCGCTCCTTCCTGCATGACGTCACAGTGGAAAACCGCCTCATCCGCATCTTCAGCAATGGGACCGTTCTCTATGCCCTACG catCACAGCTACCATCGCCTGCAACATGGACCTGACCAAGTACCCCATGGACAGACAGGTGTGCACCCTGCAGCTGGAGAGCT GGGGCTACAACCTGCAGGACGTGGTGTTCTATTGGACCAGAGGGAATGATTCGGTGAAGGGTCTCGACATACTGAGGCTAGCTCAGTACAGCGTAGAGAGCTACTATACCTCAGTGTCCGAGGCTGTGTATGAGACAG GACAATACCCTAAGCTGGTGTTGCATTTCGCACTGCGTAGAAACGTGCTCTTCTTTATCCTGGAGACGTACGTTCCCTCCATCCTGCTCGTGGTCCTCTCCTGGGTCTCATTCTGGATCAGCCAGTCCTCTGTCCCAGCCAGGACCTGCATCG GAGTGACAACAGTCCTGACCATGACCACCCTGATGATGGGTGCCCGCACATCCCTGCCCAATGCCAACTGCTTCATCAAGGCCATCGATGTGTACCTGGGCATCTGCTTCACCTTCATATTTGGTGCTCTAGTGGAGTACGCATGTGCACACTTCTATACCATGCAGAACCAGACGATAGAGGAATTACACAGG GAGCTTCTGAGGGATTTCAATGAATCCAACGGAAACGGCTCCATCCCCATCTTCCGCTCCACCCAGCCGAAACACACTGTGCAGATGAGCTCCACTGCAGAGGAGCCCCTGGAGCAGGCAGCGGACTGCGACACGAGGAACCATGCTGGGGCCAGAGAGAGGCTTTCGGATCAGGGCTGCGGTCTGTCCTCAGTGAGGAGCGCTTCACGCAGAGCTGCGGCCGCCTTCACGGTGGAAAATCCACACAACATCGATCGCCACTCTCGCACCGCTTTCCCCATGGCGTTCGTCTGTGTCAATATCCTCTACTGGCTTTACTATCTGTTCCTCTGA